TGTAGTAGTGCGAACGCAGTGAAACCTAGACATTTCGGTGTCCGCAGCCtgaatttatttacttatggCTTGGATTTTCACTGCATTTGCATGATGAACTCTTCATTCGCGCTCTTAATGTTTTACGCTCTTTATGCTCACTTTCGCCGCCCTTTTCTCATTGACAGctaccatacatacatagttaCGACAACTGCCGTTTTGAGTACCACGCCGGAAGCTTTTGCGCCAACAAAACCGAGCTTTTGTAGCAGACGTAAACAAACCCAAATCCAAAGCAATGGCCGATGAAGATATCACATTGAACGAGGATCAGCTCCTGGAGTCATTGGAGGAGACGAACGGGGAGCAAGAGACTGAGATCGCCACAGAGGTCGAGGTGAGTTGGGGTTGCCCTTGTAGACAGTGCCCAAGAACCAGTTTCTTGGCCTCACGCCTTGCGAAAGCCCGCCGAATTCCCTGGAAAAGCTCGCAAAGCTTTGGGGGATATACAAAGCCGAAAACCGCAGCAATGGCTGCCATTTTCAGAGCGTCACTTCGCACCGCCACTCCATTCCATTGTCTGCTGTGGTTTCGGGCGTTTGCTCATCGCTCCAAATCAAATACCActaaatttcatattttcctCGTCGCCAGGAGGAGGGCAGCATGCAAATCGACCCGGAACTGGAGGCCATAAAGGCTCGAGTCAAGGAGATGGAAGAGGAGGCCGAGAAGATAAAGCAGATGCAGTCGGAGGTGGACAAACAAATGGCCGGTGGGTCTACCACCGGCTTGGCCACAGTCCCGCTTTCTCTTGAGGAGAAGCAGGAAATCGACACGCGGTCCGTCTACGTGGGCAATGTGGACTACGGCGCATCGGCCGAGGAACTGGAGGCCCACTTCCACGGATGCGGCACAATCAACCGAGTAACCATACTCTGCAACAAGGCTGACGGGCACCCCAAGGGATTCGCATACATTGAGTTTGGTTCCAAGGAGTTTGTCGAGACGGCATTGGCCATGAACGAAACCCTCTTCCGAGGGCGTCAAATAAAGGTGAGTATCTGAAGCACTTTTTGCTAGTCCTGCTACCTATCAAACTCTCATGTACATATGTGGATAGAATGAGTCCTAGGGACTCCTACGTAGCGCAATTTTGAAAGCACATATTTAGAGTTGACTTTAGCTTAATCTATTGACTTTCAGGTAATGTCGAAGCGCACAAACCGCCCTGGACTCTCCACCACAAACCGTTTCGCACGCGGCAGCTTCCGGGGTCGAGGAGCCCGTGTCTCCCGGGCGTGCTGTCACTCCACCTTCCGAGGCGCCCGAAGAGCTATGTAAGTGGGCTCTGGAAAATCCCGATTGGATCGAGCTAATCCCGGTCTGTCTTTCGTTCCAGAAGGGGTTACCGTGGTCGCGCCAATTACTACGCTCCTTACtgattattgttttattaaaatcccTAGTAAGGTAAGTTGACAATTTCGAACTGAAAATAATTGATAGTTGAAATTTTATATGTGTGGGTTGCGTCCGATTTATGTCGGTTACATAAAGTAATCCGATATCTATCTCTTATATtttgatacattttttttcttaaaatttataaaaccAATGAGGACGTCTTTTTATGTTAAATTTAAGTTGTTAGAAAATGCCGTTTGTTTTTATGGAGCTAAATAGATTTAGTTTGCATAGCTGGTAGATCATTAcgggaaataaaaacaatcaaatttaTGGTCAAAAACAGAATAATTTTCCGAACCCTTTATGGGAATACCTTGCTCTCATTCGCAGCGTGTTGGGTTTTATTATAATGCTTCCATTCGATTTACCGACTGTCGTCTTTAATCCATTAACTATTTGATTTCAGATTTTTTtacaatataatttcaaaaaacattattttattgccaaacTTCTTTGctaaataaaaaagagaaaacaatCGCAACAGAAAACGCCAGAAAAAATATCGtttcaataaaaaatgcatCAGCAGCAAGAAAACAGGCGAAAAGAAGAGACctcgaaaataataaaaaatcaacaagGAAAACGAATATCTTGACTTGGCTATAATGTTTTTTGAAGCACCCAACACCAAACACCCCCTTTtcacacattttaattttcaataaaacatcaaaaaaaaaaaaaagattatgaaaaacaagaagttgatttaaaaaacaaaaaagtatatacaacaataagtatatataaaaGAAGCGCAAAAGAAACCACAAACCCCAAATAAAAGAAGTTAAAAGATGgcaaaagcaaataaagaaggaagaaaatataaaaaaaaaatcaaaagaacaCAAGACTCTTGGGAAAGAAgtaaatcaacaaaatatataaaaagtgCGTgtgtaatttatatatttaaaaaaaaaatatatagagtAAAGAGAAGATAAGAAAAGAAGTTGAATTTACTAAAGCGAAAAAGATGAAGACAAATATAATCGAATTAAATAAGCTATCAATGCCTTTCCTTTGGGCGGGACAAGGTTTTTTGGGATTGAGGATGCGAGTAACAGCTTGATTCCTGCCACCACCAGCAGCCCTACCTCTCTTCCAGCCCTCAGAAATATTGTGAATAATAAAAAGAACATTCTTCATTCAAAAGCACTATTATATGGTTTTATTTCAATCGTAGGATTGCAGAGCCTGAGCGGATTTCAACTCGAAAATGCCGCGTTGCTTGCGTGTTGATTGATCTTTCGCTTCTAGAATTGATGTGGAACTGCGCTGAACTCCTAGTTCTTCTGGACGGCGGCCTGCACGAGGGGCAGGTTCTTGCCAAGGAAACACTT
The sequence above is drawn from the Drosophila melanogaster chromosome 2R genome and encodes:
- the Pabp2 gene encoding Pabp2, isoform A, with product MADEDITLNEDQLLESLEETNGEQETEIATEVEEEGSMQIDPELEAIKARVKEMEEEAEKIKQMQSEVDKQMAGGSTTGLATVPLSLEEKQEIDTRSVYVGNVDYGASAEELEAHFHGCGTINRVTILCNKADGHPKGFAYIEFGSKEFVETALAMNETLFRGRQIKVMSKRTNRPGLSTTNRFARGSFRGRGARVSRACCHSTFRGARRAMGYRGRANYYAPY